The following is a genomic window from Pseudomonas parafulva.
ACGACCCACTCAACGGTTACCTGCCCAGCGGCTGGACCTGGGAGCAGTACCGCGAGCAGGCCAAGCGCGATCCCGCCGGCACCGTCAAGGCCGCCAAGCGCTCGATGGCCGTGCACGTGCAGGCCATGCTCGATTTCCAGAAGGCCGGCGTGCCGACCTTCGACTACGGCAACAACATCCGTCAGATGGCCCAGGAGGAGGGCGTGAGCAACGCCTTCGACTTCCCAGGCTTCGTGCCGGCCTACATCCGTCCGCTGTTCTGCCGCGGCATCGGTCCGTTCCGCTGGGCGGCGCTGTCCGGCGACGCGCAGGACATCTACAAGACCGACGCCAAGGTCAAGGAACTGATCCCCGACGACGAGCACCTGCACCGCTGGCTGGACATGGCCCGCGAGCGCATCGCCTTCCAGGGCCTGCCGGCGCGCATCTGCTGGGTCGGCCTGGGCCAGCGCGCCAAGTTGGGCCTGGCGTTCAACGAAATGGTGCGTAGCGGCGAGCTGTCGGCGCCGGTGGTGATCGGCCGCGATCACCTGGACTCCGGCTCCGTGGCCAGCCCCAACCGCGAGACCGAAGCCATGCAGGACGGCTCCGATGCCGTGTCCGACTGGCCGCTGCTCAACGCCCTGCTCAACACCGCAGGCGGCGCCACCTGGGTTTCGCTGCACCATGGCGGCGGCGTGGGTATGGGCTTCTCCCAGCATTCGGGCGTGGTGATCGTGTGCGACGGCACCGACGAAGCCGCTGCGCGTATCGCTCGGGTGTTGACCAACGACCCCGCCACCGGGGTCATGCGCCACGCCGATGCCGGGTATGAAATCGCTGTCGAATGCGCCAAAGAGCAGGGATTGAACCTGCCGATGATCACGGGTTGATCGGAAGGCCTGGGCGCGCCATGCAGCCCAGGCCATCCCACTTCTTTGCAAGGACTGCCGAATTCCACTTCTAAAGTTTGGGAGCGTCACGCAATGAAAACCAACAAGACCTTGCTTGCTTCGCTGTTCGCCGTTGGCCTGCTCGGCACCGCCGGTGCCACGCAGGCAGCGACCTGGTGCGAGTCCGGCAAACCGGTGAAGTTCGCCGGGCTGAACTGGGAAAGCGGCATGCTGCTGACCGACCTGATGCAGTTCGTGCTGGAAAAGGGCTACGGCTGCAAGACCGACAGCCTGCCGGGCAACTCCATCACCATGGAGAACGCCCTGGGCAGCAACGACATCCAGGTGTTCGCCGAAGAATGGGTCGGACGCAGCGAGGTGTGGAAGAAGGCCGAGGCGGCCGGCAAGGTGGTGGGCGTCGGCGCCCCGGTGGTCGGGGCGGTCGAGGGCTGGTACGTGCCGCGCTACGTGATCGAGGGCGATGCCAAGCGCAAGCTCGAGGCCAAGGCGCCTGACCTGAAGCGCGTCGCCGACCTGGGCAAGTACGCCAGCGTGTTCAAAGACCCTGAGGAACCGAGCAAGGGCCGCTTCTACAACTGCCCGGCCGGCTGGACCTGCGAGCTGGACAACACCCAGATGCTCAAGGACTACGGCCTGCAAGACACCTACACCAACTTCCGCCCCGGCACCGGGCCTGCGCTCGATGCTGCCGCGCTGTCGAGCTACAAGCGCGGCGAGCCGATCCTGTTCTACTACTGGACACCCACGCCGCTGATGGGCCAGGTGGACCTGGTCAAGCTCGAGGAAAAACCGGGCGTGGACAAGACCGTGTCGATCAAGGTCGGCCTGTCGAAAGCCTTCCACGACCAGGCCCCCGAATTGGTCGGCGTGCTGGAGAAGGTCAACATCCCCATCGACCTGCTCAACCAGAACCTGGGCCGCATGAGCAAGGAGCGCATCGAGTCGGCGAAACTGGCGAAGATCTTCCTCAAGGAACATCCTGAGGTGTGGCAGGCGTGGGTCAGCGAAGACGCTGCCAAGAAGATCAACGCGGCGCTGTGAGCGTCCTCACCCTGATGAGTGCAGCCTATGTTTCCTGACAACCTCACGTTCTCCATCGCCGACTGGGTCAATGGCTGGGTCGATGCGTTGGTGACCCACTACGGCGATGTGTTCCGGCACATCTCCGACACCCTGCTGTGGGCCATCGTCAACCTCGAAGGCCTGCTGCGTGCCACGCCCTGGTGGCTGATGCTGGCGCTGGTTGGCGTGCTCGCCTGGCACGCCACCCGGCGTCTGCTGCCCACGCTGGTGATCGTCGGCCTGCTGTTCCTGGTCGGTGCGGTCGGGCTGTGGGACAAGCTCATGCAGACCCTGGCACTGATGCTGGTGGCCACGTTGATCTCGGTGTTGATCGGCATCCCGCTGGGCATTCTCTCGGCGCGCAGCAACCGCCTGCGGGCGGTGCTGATGCCGCTGCTGGACATCATGCAGACCATGCCCAGCTTCGTGTACCTGATTCCGGTGCTGATGCTGTTCGGCCTGGGCAAGGTGCCGGCGATCTTCGCCACCGTCATCTACGCCGCGCCACCGTTGATCCGCCTCACCGACCTGGGCATCCGCCAGGTCGACCGGGAGGTGATGGAGGCGATCAACGCCTTCGGCGCCAATCGCTGGCAGCAGCTGTTCGGCGTGCAGTTGCCGCTGGCGCTGCCGAGCATCATGGCCGGGATCAACCAGACCACCATGATGGCCCTGTCGATGGTGGTGATCGCCTCGATGATCGGCGCCCGAGGCCTGGGCGAAGACGTGCTGGTGGGCATCCAGACCCTCAACGTCGGTCGCGGCCTGGAAGCGGGCCTGGCCATCGTCATCCTCGCGGTGGTGATCGACCGCATTACCCAGGCCTATGGCCGGCCCCGTCACGAGGTGAACCCATGAGCGCCCAGCCGATCGGCAAGATCGAAGTGAAGCACGTCTTCAAGATCTTCGGCGAGCGTGCCGCCGACGCGCTGCAACTGATCCGCGACGGGCGCAGCAAGGAGCAAGTGCTGAGCCAGACCGGCTGCGTGGTCGGGGTCAACGACCTGTCGCTGTCGATCGGCAGCGGCGAGATCTTCGTCATCATGGGCCTGTCCGGCTCGGGCAAGTCGACCCTGGTGCGTCACTTCAACCGCCTGATCGATCCCACCAGCGGGCAGATCCTGGTCGATGGCCAGGACATCCTGCAGTACGACATGGACGCCTTGCGTGATTTCCGTCGGCGCAAGATCAGCATGGTGTTCCAGAGCTTCGGCCTGCTGCCGCACCGCAACGTGCTGGACAACGTCGCCTACGGTCTGAAGGTGCGCGGCGAAAGCAAGGCGACCTGCCAGGCCCGTGCCTTGCAGTGGATCGAGACCGTGGGCCTGAAGGGCTACGAGAAGAAGTACCCGCACCAACTCTCCGGCGGCATGCGCCAGCGTGTGGGCCTGGCCCGGGCACTGGCGGCCGACACCGACATCATCCTCATGGACGAGGCCTTCAGTGCCCTCGACCCGCTGATCCGTGCCGAGATGCAGGACCAACTGCTGGAGCTGCAGAAGACCCTGCACAAGACCATCGTGTTCATCACCCACGACCTGGACGAGGCGGTGCGCATCGGCAACCGCATCGCCATCCTCAAGGACGGTCGTCTGATCCAGGTGGGCACGCCGCAGGAAATCCTGCACTCGCCGGCCGACGAGTACGTCGACCGCTTCGTCCAGCGCCGCGCCGTCGCGGTATGAGGAGCCCCATGTCGAACCCTGAAGGGGTGCTGCTCGGCGACGGCCCGGTGCGCTGGCAGGACATCGCCGCCGTGGCCCGACGCGCTGCGCGCCTGGAATTGACGCCGACGGTGTGGGCACGCATCGACAATGCCCAGGCCATCGTGCGCCGCATCGTCGACAGCGGCGAGCGCGCCTATGGCGTCAACACCGGCCTGGGGGCGCTGTGCAACGTGTCGCTGGCTGGCGAGCAATTGAGCGCGCTGTCGCGCAACACCCTGCTCAGCCACGCCTGCGGTGTCGGCCCGGCGCTGCCGGACGAACAGACCCGGGCGATCATCTGCGCGGCCATCGTCAACTACAGTCATGGCCATTCGGGCGTGCAACGGGCGGTGGTCGAGGCGCTGCTGGCGCTGCTCGAACACGGCATCACGCCGCAGGTGCCATCCCAGGGCTCGGTGGGGTATCTCACGCACATGGCCCATGTCGGGGTGTGCCTGCTGGGGGTGGGGCAGGTCAGCTATCGCGGGCGCATTGTCGCGGCTGCCGAGGCCCTGGCCGACGCGGGCCTGGCGCCCGTGCAACTGGGCGCCAAGGACGGTCTGTGCCTGGTCAACGGCACGCCCTGCATGACCGGCCTGGCCTGCCTGGCCCTGGACGATGCCCAGCGCCTGCTGGACTGGGCCGACGTGATCGGCGCCATGAGCTTCGAGGCGCTGCGCGGCCAGATCGCCGCGTTCGATCCCGAGATCATCGCGCTCAAGCCGCATCCGGGGATGCAGGTGGTGGGCGAGCACCTGCGCGCGCTGCTGGCCGGCAGCGAGGTGATCGCCGCCAGCGAAGGCATCCGCACCCAGGATGCCCTGAGCATTCGTTCGATCCCCCAGGTGCACGGCGCGGCCCGCGATCAACTGGCCCACGCGGTGCGCCAGGTCGAGGCCGAGCTCAATGGCGCCAACGACAACCCCCTGCTGCTCGGCACCCCCGATGACTTTCGCGTGGTCTCGCAGGCCAACCCCCATGGTCAGTCGGTGGCGCTGGCCAGCGACCTGCTGGCGATCGCCATGGCCGAGATCGGCGCCATCGCCGAGCGGCGCCTGGACCGGCTGGTCAACCCGCTGGTCAGCGGCCTGCCGGCGTTCCTGGTCAGCGAGCCCGGCGTCAACTCCGGGATGATGATCGCCCAGTACGTGGCCGCCTCGCTGTGCGCTCAGAACCGCCAACTGGCGCAGCCGGCGGTGCTGGACAACTTCGTCACCTCGGGGCTGCAGGAAGATCACCTGAGCCTGGGCACCAATGCTGCGCTGAAGCTGCACCAGGTATTGGAGAACTGCACGCAGATCCTCGCCATCGAGTACCTGCTGGCGGCCCAGGCCTTCGAGTTCCACGCCGACCACCGCCTGGGCGCGGGCACTGGGGCCGCGTGGCGGCAACTGCGCGCGTGCGTCCCGGCCTATCGCCAGGACCGCTGGCTGGCGCCGGACATCGCCACCGCCGCGCGCCTGCTCAAAGACCCTCGACTGCCGCAGCCGCTGCTGGCGGCACGGCACTGAACACAATAACAAGGAGCTATCACATGGCCGCTTTGACCCTGACCCCCGGCCAGCTCAGCCTGGCCCAACTGCGCCGCATTCACCAGGCGCCGGTGAGCCTGAGCCTGGATGCAGGCGCCGCCGAAGCCATCGACGCCAGCGTCGCCTGCGTCGAGCGCATCCTCGCCGAGGACCGCACCGCCTATGGCATCAACACCGGCTTCGGCCTGCTGGCCTCGACCCGCATCGCCAGCCACGACCTGGAAAACCTGCAGCGCTCGCTGGTGCTGTCCCACGCCGCCGGTATCGGTGCGCCGCTGGACGATGCACTGGTGCGGCTGATCATGGTGCTGAAGATCAACAGCCTGGCGCGGGGTTTCTCCGGCATCCGTCGGCAGGTCATCGACGCGCTGATCGCCTTGGTCAACGCCGAGGTCTATCCGCACATCCCGCTCAAGGGCTCGGTCGGGGCCTCGGGCGACCTGGCGCCGCTGGCGCACATGTCGCTGGTGCTGCTGGGCGAAGGCAAGGCGCGCCACCAAGGCCAGTGGCTGGACGCCCGTGAGGCGCTGGCGGTGGCGGGACTGCAGCCGCTGACGTTGGCCGCCAAGGAAGGCCTGGCGCTGCTCAATGGCACCCAGGCATCCACCGCCTATGCCCTGCGCGGGCTGTTCCAGGCCGAAGACCTGTTCGCCGCAGCCATCGCCTGCGGCGCGCTCACCGTGGAGGCGGCACTGGGCTCGCGTGCGCCGTTCGATGCCCGCGTGCATGCGGTGCGCGGCCAGCGTGGGCAGATCGACGCGGCGGCCTGCTACCGCGACCTGCTGGGCGATTCCACCGAGGTGTCGCAGTCGCACAAGCATTGTGGCAAGGTCCAGGATCCCTATTCGCTGCGCTGCCAGCCGCAGGTGATGGGCGCCTGCCTGACGCAGATGCGCCAGGCTGCGGAGGTGCTGGCCATCGAGTCCAACGCCGTGTCGGACAACCCGCTGGTGTTCGCCGCCGAGGACGAAGTGATTTCCGGCGGCAACTTCCACGCCGAGCCGGTGGCCATGGCGGCCGACAACCTGGCCCTGGCCATCGCCGAGATCGGCGCGCTGAGCGAGCGGCGCATCTCGCTGATGATGGACAAGCACATGTCGCAGTTGCCGCCTTTCCTGGTGGAGAACGGCGGGGTCAACTCCGGCTTCATGATCGCCCAGGTCACCGCTGCCGCGCTGGCCAGCGAAAACAAGGCCCTGTCGCACCCGCACAGCGTCGACAGCCTGCCCACCTCCGCCAACCAGGAGGACCACGTCTCCATGGCCCCGGCGGCGGGCAAGCGCTTGTGGGAAATGGCCGAGAACACCCGTGGGGTGCTGGCCATCGAATGGCTGGGCGCCTGCCAGGGGCTGGACCTGCGCGAAGGGCTGAAAACCTCGGCGAAGCTGGAGCAGGCGCGTGTCACCCTGCGCCGTGAAGTCCCGCACTACGACCGCGACCGCTTCTTCGCACCGGACATCGAGGTGGCGGTGGACCTGCTGGCCGAGGGACGTCTCACCGGCTTGTTGCCGGCGGGGGTTCTGCCGAGTCTGTGATTGCTGTCCAGGCCCTCTCCAGCAGCCCAACGATAAGGACGACTCATGCAGCAGGCACAAGGACTCAAACGCGGGCTGACCGCCCGGCACATCCGCTTCATGGCCCTCGGTTCGGCCATCGGCACCGGGCTGTTCTACGGCTCGGCCTCGGCGATCCAGATGGCCGGGCCGGCGGTGCTGCTGGCCTACCTGATCGGTGGCGCGGCGGTTTTCATGGTCATGCGCGCGCTCGGTGAAATGGCCGTGCACAATCCTGTGGCCGGCTCATTTGGCCAATACGCCAGTACCTATCTCGGTCCGCTGGCCGGGTTCGTCCTGGGCTGGACCTACGCCTTCGAGATGATCATCGTCTGCATCGCCGACGTCACCGCCTTCGGCATCTACATGGGCTTCTGGTTTCCCGAGGTGCCGCGCTGGATCTGGGGGCTGGGCATCGTGTTCCTGATCGGCGCGCTGAACCTGTGCAACGTCAAGGTGTTCGGTGAGCTGGAGTTCTGGCTGTCGCTGCTGAAGGTCGGCGCCATCGTCGCGATGATCCTCGCCGGCTTCGGCATCATGGCCTTCGGCCTGGGCCAGGCGGGCGGCGACCCGGCACTCGGGGTTGGCAACCTGTTCGCCCACGGCGGTTTCCTGCCCAATGGCGTCGCCGGGCTGATCGCCTCCTTTGCGGTGGTGATGTTCGCCTTCGGCGGCATCGAGATCATCGGCATCACGGCGGGCGAGGCGCAGGATCCGCGGCGTGTCATTCCCAAGGCGATCAACGCGGTGCCGCTGCGCATCCTGCTGTTCTACGTGTTCACCCTGTTCGTGCTGATGTGCCTGTACCCCTGGCCGCAGATCGGCACCCAGGGCAGTCCGTTCGTGCAGATCTTCAGCCACCTGGGCATCGGCTCGGCAGCGGCGGTGTTGAACGTGGTGGTGATTTCGGCAGCGGTGTCGGCGATCAACAGCGACATCTTCGGCGCCGGACGCATGATGTACGGGCTGGCCGAGCAGGGCCAGGCACCACGCGGCTTCGCCCGGTTGTCGCGGCACGGCGTGCCGTGGCTGACGGTGCTGGTGATGGGCGCCGCGCTGCTGCTGGGCGTGCTGCTCAATTACCTGATCCCGGAGAACGTGTTCCTGCTGATCGCCTCGATCGCCACCTTCGCCACGGTGTGGGTGTGGCTGATGATCCTGCTGACCCAGGTGGCCATGCGCCGGCGCCTGGACCGCGAGCAAACCGCCGCGCT
Proteins encoded in this region:
- the hutU gene encoding urocanate hydratase; this translates as MTDQKPTTFRDVEIRAPRGTQLNAKSWLTEAPLRMLMNNLDPEVAENPKELVVYGGIGRAARNWECYDKIVSSLKALNDDETLLVQSGKPVGVFKTHRDAPRVLIANSNLVPHWANWEHFNELDAKGLAMYGQMTAGSWIYIGSQGIVQGTYETFVEAGRQHYQGNLTGKWVLTAGLGGMGGAQPLAATLAGACSLNIECQQTSIDFRLRTRYVDEQASDLDDALARIARYTAEGKAISIALHGNAADILPELVKRGVRPDMVTDQTSAHDPLNGYLPSGWTWEQYREQAKRDPAGTVKAAKRSMAVHVQAMLDFQKAGVPTFDYGNNIRQMAQEEGVSNAFDFPGFVPAYIRPLFCRGIGPFRWAALSGDAQDIYKTDAKVKELIPDDEHLHRWLDMARERIAFQGLPARICWVGLGQRAKLGLAFNEMVRSGELSAPVVIGRDHLDSGSVASPNRETEAMQDGSDAVSDWPLLNALLNTAGGATWVSLHHGGGVGMGFSQHSGVVIVCDGTDEAAARIARVLTNDPATGVMRHADAGYEIAVECAKEQGLNLPMITG
- a CDS encoding ABC transporter substrate-binding protein codes for the protein MKTNKTLLASLFAVGLLGTAGATQAATWCESGKPVKFAGLNWESGMLLTDLMQFVLEKGYGCKTDSLPGNSITMENALGSNDIQVFAEEWVGRSEVWKKAEAAGKVVGVGAPVVGAVEGWYVPRYVIEGDAKRKLEAKAPDLKRVADLGKYASVFKDPEEPSKGRFYNCPAGWTCELDNTQMLKDYGLQDTYTNFRPGTGPALDAAALSSYKRGEPILFYYWTPTPLMGQVDLVKLEEKPGVDKTVSIKVGLSKAFHDQAPELVGVLEKVNIPIDLLNQNLGRMSKERIESAKLAKIFLKEHPEVWQAWVSEDAAKKINAAL
- a CDS encoding ABC transporter permease, which codes for MFPDNLTFSIADWVNGWVDALVTHYGDVFRHISDTLLWAIVNLEGLLRATPWWLMLALVGVLAWHATRRLLPTLVIVGLLFLVGAVGLWDKLMQTLALMLVATLISVLIGIPLGILSARSNRLRAVLMPLLDIMQTMPSFVYLIPVLMLFGLGKVPAIFATVIYAAPPLIRLTDLGIRQVDREVMEAINAFGANRWQQLFGVQLPLALPSIMAGINQTTMMALSMVVIASMIGARGLGEDVLVGIQTLNVGRGLEAGLAIVILAVVIDRITQAYGRPRHEVNP
- a CDS encoding quaternary amine ABC transporter ATP-binding protein, with protein sequence MSAQPIGKIEVKHVFKIFGERAADALQLIRDGRSKEQVLSQTGCVVGVNDLSLSIGSGEIFVIMGLSGSGKSTLVRHFNRLIDPTSGQILVDGQDILQYDMDALRDFRRRKISMVFQSFGLLPHRNVLDNVAYGLKVRGESKATCQARALQWIETVGLKGYEKKYPHQLSGGMRQRVGLARALAADTDIILMDEAFSALDPLIRAEMQDQLLELQKTLHKTIVFITHDLDEAVRIGNRIAILKDGRLIQVGTPQEILHSPADEYVDRFVQRRAVAV
- a CDS encoding HAL/PAL/TAL family ammonia-lyase, with the protein product MSNPEGVLLGDGPVRWQDIAAVARRAARLELTPTVWARIDNAQAIVRRIVDSGERAYGVNTGLGALCNVSLAGEQLSALSRNTLLSHACGVGPALPDEQTRAIICAAIVNYSHGHSGVQRAVVEALLALLEHGITPQVPSQGSVGYLTHMAHVGVCLLGVGQVSYRGRIVAAAEALADAGLAPVQLGAKDGLCLVNGTPCMTGLACLALDDAQRLLDWADVIGAMSFEALRGQIAAFDPEIIALKPHPGMQVVGEHLRALLAGSEVIAASEGIRTQDALSIRSIPQVHGAARDQLAHAVRQVEAELNGANDNPLLLGTPDDFRVVSQANPHGQSVALASDLLAIAMAEIGAIAERRLDRLVNPLVSGLPAFLVSEPGVNSGMMIAQYVAASLCAQNRQLAQPAVLDNFVTSGLQEDHLSLGTNAALKLHQVLENCTQILAIEYLLAAQAFEFHADHRLGAGTGAAWRQLRACVPAYRQDRWLAPDIATAARLLKDPRLPQPLLAARH
- the hutH gene encoding histidine ammonia-lyase, which codes for MAALTLTPGQLSLAQLRRIHQAPVSLSLDAGAAEAIDASVACVERILAEDRTAYGINTGFGLLASTRIASHDLENLQRSLVLSHAAGIGAPLDDALVRLIMVLKINSLARGFSGIRRQVIDALIALVNAEVYPHIPLKGSVGASGDLAPLAHMSLVLLGEGKARHQGQWLDAREALAVAGLQPLTLAAKEGLALLNGTQASTAYALRGLFQAEDLFAAAIACGALTVEAALGSRAPFDARVHAVRGQRGQIDAAACYRDLLGDSTEVSQSHKHCGKVQDPYSLRCQPQVMGACLTQMRQAAEVLAIESNAVSDNPLVFAAEDEVISGGNFHAEPVAMAADNLALAIAEIGALSERRISLMMDKHMSQLPPFLVENGGVNSGFMIAQVTAAALASENKALSHPHSVDSLPTSANQEDHVSMAPAAGKRLWEMAENTRGVLAIEWLGACQGLDLREGLKTSAKLEQARVTLRREVPHYDRDRFFAPDIEVAVDLLAEGRLTGLLPAGVLPSL
- a CDS encoding amino acid permease, whose amino-acid sequence is MQQAQGLKRGLTARHIRFMALGSAIGTGLFYGSASAIQMAGPAVLLAYLIGGAAVFMVMRALGEMAVHNPVAGSFGQYASTYLGPLAGFVLGWTYAFEMIIVCIADVTAFGIYMGFWFPEVPRWIWGLGIVFLIGALNLCNVKVFGELEFWLSLLKVGAIVAMILAGFGIMAFGLGQAGGDPALGVGNLFAHGGFLPNGVAGLIASFAVVMFAFGGIEIIGITAGEAQDPRRVIPKAINAVPLRILLFYVFTLFVLMCLYPWPQIGTQGSPFVQIFSHLGIGSAAAVLNVVVISAAVSAINSDIFGAGRMMYGLAEQGQAPRGFARLSRHGVPWLTVLVMGAALLLGVLLNYLIPENVFLLIASIATFATVWVWLMILLTQVAMRRRLDREQTAALAFPVPFWPWGPALAIVFMLFIFGVLGYFPDTQAALLVGVVWVVFLVLSYRLWCKPRAGGDQVAREQAELHR